From the Gemmatimonadota bacterium genome, one window contains:
- a CDS encoding FlgD immunoglobulin-like domain containing protein, with translation MNHDALRSNVEFVLSQFFSEPYGSTGVEILPPAGVAALLPCRPNPFGRGTVIPYALPATGAVRITVHDIAGRRVRTLLSGVRQGGSREELWDGTDTFGEVVASGVYVIRLEAAGTVSTETVVRLR, from the coding sequence ATGAACCATGACGCGCTGCGATCCAATGTGGAGTTCGTCCTCTCACAGTTCTTCAGCGAACCGTACGGCTCCACGGGCGTGGAGATCCTGCCGCCCGCCGGGGTGGCGGCCCTCCTGCCGTGTCGCCCGAACCCGTTCGGACGCGGGACGGTGATCCCGTATGCGCTCCCGGCGACCGGCGCGGTGCGCATCACGGTCCATGACATCGCGGGGCGGCGCGTGCGGACGCTCCTCTCCGGCGTACGCCAGGGAGGAAGCCGGGAGGAGCTCTGGGACGGCACAGACACCTTCGGCGAAGTGGTCGCGTCCGGCGTGTATGTGATCCGGCTGGAGGCTGCGGGCACCGTGTCCACGGAGACGGTGGTGCGGCTGCGGTAG
- a CDS encoding SUMF1/EgtB/PvdO family nonheme iron enzyme has translation MRFPPAVRYAHSMRICHRHRLAPLLALLLPGCLASPEPAVVGCGVSPVVLDFGETGVGLPVERSFTIDNHGSSSFTTRASSSCSSFAVTSPSYRLRPGESIAITVRFAPPAVGEYQCVVQTLSGCVDVVCRGSAVSLAGDMVRIDAGTFTMGSPVTETGHQLGENLHEVTISAPFLMGVREITQARYRMLTGESPSASVIAGDDAPVEMVSWYDAVRFCNALSVSEGLRAVYAIEGMEVSWAREGNGYRLPTEAEWEYACRGGTTTELSTGALTAQGCDPDSLLEELGWYCGNAASTTHATGAKDAGAHGLFDMHGNVAEWVWDYYAALSLGAETDPSGPPTGGTRVIRGGGWNDFAIGCRSAARPQFHPAGMAQFVGFRVVRNAVD, from the coding sequence ATGCGGTTCCCCCCGGCGGTCCGTTATGCTCATTCCATGCGAATCTGCCACCGCCACCGCCTTGCCCCCCTTCTGGCGCTCCTTCTGCCGGGTTGCCTCGCATCGCCGGAGCCTGCGGTGGTCGGCTGTGGCGTGAGTCCGGTGGTTCTCGATTTCGGCGAAACAGGGGTCGGCTTGCCGGTCGAGAGGTCGTTCACCATTGACAATCACGGGTCCTCCTCTTTCACGACCCGCGCCTCGTCCAGTTGCTCCTCTTTCGCCGTCACTTCGCCGTCTTATCGGTTGAGGCCCGGGGAGAGCATCGCCATCACCGTTCGATTCGCGCCACCGGCGGTCGGAGAGTACCAATGCGTTGTCCAGACGCTGTCCGGGTGCGTGGATGTGGTGTGCCGGGGGAGTGCGGTATCGCTTGCCGGGGACATGGTCCGGATCGACGCGGGCACCTTCACCATGGGAAGCCCGGTGACCGAGACCGGGCATCAGCTTGGCGAAAACCTCCACGAAGTCACCATCTCCGCGCCTTTCCTGATGGGCGTCCGCGAGATCACGCAGGCCCGCTACCGGATGCTCACGGGAGAAAGCCCGTCCGCATCCGTGATCGCCGGGGACGACGCTCCCGTAGAGATGGTGAGCTGGTACGACGCGGTTCGCTTCTGCAACGCGCTCTCCGTATCCGAGGGACTCCGGGCCGTCTATGCCATCGAAGGCATGGAGGTCAGCTGGGCGCGCGAGGGAAACGGCTACCGGCTCCCCACGGAGGCGGAATGGGAGTACGCCTGCCGTGGAGGGACTACGACGGAGCTTTCCACCGGCGCGCTGACGGCGCAGGGATGCGACCCGGACTCGCTTCTGGAGGAGTTGGGCTGGTACTGCGGAAACGCGGCCTCCACCACCCATGCCACCGGCGCAAAGGACGCGGGCGCGCACGGGCTCTTCGATATGCACGGGAATGTTGCCGAGTGGGTCTGGGACTACTATGCCGCGTTGTCCCTGGGGGCGGAAACGGACCCCTCCGGCCCGCCGACGGGGGGGACCCGCGTGATTCGCGGGGGCGGCTGGAACGATTTCGCGATCGGGTGCCGGTCGGCGGCGCGTCCCCAGTTCCACCCGGCGGGAATGGCGCAGTTCGTGGGGTTTCGGGTGGTGAGGAATGCGGTGGACTGA
- a CDS encoding M1 family metallopeptidase, with translation MPSFRSLPARLTAAVLFSALLFPSMLCATEAPADLITLRDALREHRLAEATAKTRAVSARISRRGTANQDLYDALHYDLELNLDPSSQTLTGTVTATVRVTGASIAEVDLDLSSGMSVASATAGGAAAAFAHGSDVVTVTLDRTYSTGESVVLSVTYLGNPAGGAFGWDSHSGQDMIWTLSEPYGARDWWPSKDQNTDKPDSVDIRITVPDHLTAVSNGTLVSDIDHGATRTFHWHSSYPIATYLVSLAIHPYTYFSDWYTPTPTDSMEVGFWVFADHYVAVQATYAKTVPMLGSFAAAYGEYPFLNEKYGHAEFNWGGGMEHQTVSSLGAWSEDLISHELAHQWWGDEVTCADFGHIWLNEGFATWSEAYWKETVDGAGTYRDYMDAAAYYGSGTIIVENPANFGSIFDVDLSYNKASWVVHMLRGVMDDTDFFAGLQLYRATYGGGSATTEQLRDVMESVSGVDLDAFFQQWIYGEYFPVYRPSWTHGGGTLDLVIEQVQTNTGLFTMPIDIRVITSTDTLDFTVQNSAASEAYALAVPGTVEAVLVDPDRWILRQVQTEVTNPTFADGILLVNGVHWDTYSAEIRGAYQDSVFWGEHDITFWDTFAEPASGYPAILPTPAGHGAVPADLLGNYSAVIWVGNHYQGDLADWQETPVLSYLEAGGNVLLMSRRRRNAPG, from the coding sequence ATGCCGAGTTTCCGAAGTCTTCCCGCCCGCCTGACCGCGGCGGTGCTCTTCTCCGCGCTGCTGTTCCCTTCGATGCTGTGCGCGACTGAGGCCCCGGCAGACCTGATCACGCTTCGCGACGCCCTCCGTGAGCACCGGCTCGCCGAGGCCACCGCGAAGACCCGGGCCGTCTCCGCACGCATCTCTCGCCGGGGGACCGCCAATCAGGATCTGTACGACGCACTCCACTACGATCTGGAGCTGAACCTGGACCCGTCCTCGCAGACGCTCACCGGAACCGTGACCGCGACGGTGCGGGTGACGGGCGCGTCGATCGCGGAAGTCGATCTCGACCTTTCCAGCGGGATGAGCGTCGCATCCGCGACGGCCGGAGGCGCGGCCGCGGCGTTTGCGCACGGGTCGGATGTGGTGACTGTAACGCTGGACCGCACCTACTCGACCGGCGAATCCGTCGTGCTCTCCGTCACATATCTTGGGAATCCGGCGGGCGGCGCCTTCGGCTGGGACTCGCACTCCGGGCAGGACATGATCTGGACGCTCAGTGAACCCTACGGCGCACGAGACTGGTGGCCTTCAAAGGACCAGAACACGGACAAGCCCGACTCCGTGGACATCCGCATTACCGTTCCCGACCACCTCACTGCCGTGTCCAACGGCACGCTCGTCTCCGATATCGACCATGGAGCAACGCGCACCTTCCACTGGCACTCGTCGTATCCCATCGCGACCTACCTCGTGTCGCTCGCGATCCACCCGTACACCTACTTCAGCGACTGGTACACGCCCACGCCGACCGACTCGATGGAGGTGGGCTTCTGGGTCTTTGCCGATCACTATGTCGCGGTGCAGGCCACCTATGCGAAGACGGTTCCCATGCTCGGATCGTTCGCTGCGGCATATGGGGAGTACCCGTTCCTCAACGAAAAGTACGGCCACGCGGAGTTCAACTGGGGCGGCGGGATGGAGCACCAGACGGTGTCGAGCCTCGGAGCATGGTCGGAGGATCTCATCTCGCACGAACTCGCGCATCAATGGTGGGGGGACGAAGTCACCTGCGCCGACTTCGGACACATCTGGCTGAACGAAGGCTTCGCAACCTGGTCGGAAGCGTACTGGAAGGAGACCGTCGACGGGGCGGGCACCTACCGCGACTACATGGACGCCGCGGCCTACTACGGCTCCGGCACGATCATCGTGGAGAACCCGGCGAACTTCGGCTCCATCTTCGATGTGGACCTGAGCTACAACAAGGCGTCGTGGGTCGTTCACATGTTGCGAGGCGTGATGGACGATACGGACTTCTTCGCAGGGCTTCAGCTGTACCGCGCCACCTACGGTGGCGGCAGCGCCACGACCGAGCAGCTCCGGGATGTCATGGAGTCCGTGTCGGGAGTGGACCTCGACGCGTTCTTCCAGCAGTGGATCTACGGCGAGTACTTCCCCGTCTACCGGCCCTCGTGGACTCACGGAGGCGGGACGCTGGACCTGGTGATCGAGCAGGTGCAGACAAACACGGGCCTGTTCACCATGCCGATCGACATCCGCGTCATCACGAGTACCGACACGCTCGACTTCACCGTGCAGAACTCCGCCGCGTCGGAAGCGTACGCGCTGGCGGTTCCCGGCACGGTCGAGGCCGTGCTCGTGGATCCGGACCGGTGGATCCTTCGTCAGGTGCAGACGGAAGTCACCAACCCCACTTTCGCGGATGGCATCCTTCTTGTGAACGGCGTCCACTGGGACACCTACTCTGCGGAAATCCGAGGGGCCTATCAGGACTCCGTCTTCTGGGGTGAGCACGACATCACTTTCTGGGACACCTTTGCCGAGCCCGCGTCCGGCTACCCTGCCATTCTCCCGACGCCGGCGGGGCACGGCGCGGTTCCCGCCGACCTTCTCGGGAACTACTCCGCCGTGATCTGGGTCGGGAATCACTACCAGGGCGACCTCGCGGACTGGCAGGAGACGCCTGTCCTTTCGTATCTGGAAGCGGGCGGGAATGTGCTGCTCATGTCGCGCCGCAGGCGGAACGCACCGGGCTGA
- a CDS encoding FlgD immunoglobulin-like domain containing protein: protein MLPRVPMLVLMAATASLPALPTSAAITIGPGAAIGTDRASVVWYEEFQDWTRADLKALDETGTADLYAYGDGYDDSRDLVAFCFREEGASLFFRADFFDLALGAENTALDVFVAIDAAPGGQEWLPDFLDCRTTRPWEMCVVVDRAGSTYGTDYRIYDASFADLPGAYLGAHFNSELDAVEFGVTRQSLLDAGWDGVTPPAFQVFTARDGAETGCTGGGFGSDLTDAMTDDDRGCTDGTLDGAIFATDAGGFVRFATIAHGNQSVARASEVGAHIYDPESNTGIPGGTGFQRTLDTHGIFRVPLNIHPSGTLTIACSWAATVGGAADPADGPSFLARIRDFVDDDQANAPGSLLGGVLAEHILPYFEGPVNAASFAAAESLNAVVYGVTAADAPVMHTPERVIRSLPTGLSPLDGLTFEDLAASPYTATVLDEVTHLHHWFYPEESCLPDAGYRHKIHRTNGVNCFLINEAVDGRKFANDDGGMERESRALLLEQARAGDPRIVVVFDDWEALGGKSFGAVEGTMIPNNNPNQYHRTIRWAANRPWIAISNLDDILEEASANPGAFVIDHGTRTDLSLRTYEWLAHAAEDSYHHWYYNDDGGSPGNEQSFYDLVPVITGPQGSYHSRGATPADDGPPLSSGMPLGDLNTPGTLLHEAWSAISTAPAGRLREVGTWGFLAMIYETAWHEEDETDYTDTDCYGNWTSPDATWDGVSSWALRLQNHAREAGIWAAAADWAEAVRTGSVGAATVTEAADLDFDGEDEFVVRNARAWAAFEARGGRCVAAAAFDPVADDGVALVGPAVTIPSAPGEEEYADDAATRCSAFKETNGGAYADAVYPVTPIPGGWRFSSPDGKVTKSMTLADGSGTLRAGYVETVAGALFVRMGLSPNPLDLAFHGHAHLSRTLDAGANAYALSNSSGGTVVVRAGSGAFVPAPAYSGWNRRDVGLTEEVEISADGAFVVEMDLLPETGSATSVESGAVHAHPGGLVRGVFPSPGSGPAWVVVSPRAAAVATVSIHDAGGRRLATRDAGRIPAGVSRLAVPPVDNHGQSLPAGVYFVRVITPGEIGTQKWVIVR from the coding sequence ATGCTTCCTCGCGTCCCCATGCTCGTGCTGATGGCCGCAACGGCTTCGCTCCCCGCGCTCCCCACCTCGGCCGCCATTACGATCGGTCCCGGCGCGGCGATCGGCACCGACCGTGCGAGCGTCGTCTGGTACGAGGAGTTCCAGGACTGGACACGCGCGGACCTGAAGGCGCTCGACGAGACGGGAACGGCGGACCTCTACGCCTACGGCGACGGGTACGATGACTCCCGCGATCTGGTCGCGTTTTGCTTTCGAGAGGAGGGTGCGTCGCTCTTCTTCCGCGCGGACTTCTTCGACCTGGCGCTCGGGGCGGAGAACACGGCGCTGGATGTGTTCGTCGCGATCGACGCGGCCCCCGGAGGGCAGGAGTGGCTCCCCGACTTTCTGGACTGCCGCACGACGCGTCCGTGGGAAATGTGCGTCGTGGTGGACCGCGCCGGATCGACCTACGGCACGGACTATCGCATCTACGACGCATCCTTCGCGGACCTCCCGGGCGCGTACCTGGGCGCGCACTTCAACAGCGAACTGGACGCCGTGGAGTTCGGAGTGACGCGGCAGTCCCTGCTCGACGCGGGATGGGACGGCGTGACGCCTCCCGCGTTTCAGGTGTTCACCGCAAGAGACGGTGCGGAAACCGGATGCACGGGCGGCGGGTTCGGGAGCGACCTCACCGACGCCATGACCGACGACGACCGCGGCTGCACGGACGGAACGCTCGACGGCGCGATCTTCGCGACCGATGCCGGCGGCTTCGTGCGCTTCGCGACGATCGCACACGGAAACCAGTCCGTCGCGCGCGCGAGCGAGGTCGGCGCGCACATCTACGACCCGGAATCGAACACCGGGATTCCCGGTGGGACGGGCTTTCAGCGCACGCTCGACACGCACGGGATCTTCCGCGTCCCGCTGAACATCCACCCGAGCGGCACGCTGACGATCGCGTGTTCATGGGCGGCGACCGTCGGCGGTGCGGCCGATCCGGCGGACGGGCCGTCGTTCCTCGCGCGCATCCGCGACTTCGTGGACGACGACCAGGCCAACGCGCCCGGATCGCTTCTTGGCGGCGTGCTCGCCGAACACATTCTCCCGTACTTCGAAGGCCCGGTGAACGCCGCCTCCTTCGCGGCCGCCGAAAGTCTGAACGCTGTCGTCTACGGCGTCACTGCCGCGGACGCCCCCGTCATGCACACGCCGGAACGAGTGATCCGCTCACTCCCGACCGGACTCTCCCCTCTCGACGGGTTGACTTTCGAAGACCTGGCGGCAAGCCCGTACACCGCCACCGTCCTCGACGAGGTGACGCACCTCCACCACTGGTTCTATCCGGAGGAATCCTGCCTGCCCGACGCCGGATACCGCCACAAGATCCACCGCACGAATGGCGTGAACTGCTTCCTGATCAACGAAGCCGTTGACGGACGCAAGTTCGCCAACGACGACGGAGGGATGGAGCGCGAGTCCCGCGCGCTGCTTCTGGAGCAGGCACGCGCCGGAGACCCGCGCATCGTCGTTGTCTTCGACGACTGGGAGGCGCTCGGCGGAAAGTCGTTCGGCGCGGTCGAAGGAACGATGATCCCCAACAACAACCCGAACCAGTACCACCGGACGATCCGCTGGGCGGCGAACCGCCCGTGGATCGCGATCTCCAATCTGGACGACATCCTCGAAGAGGCCAGCGCGAACCCCGGCGCGTTCGTGATCGACCATGGCACGAGGACGGACCTTTCGCTTCGCACCTACGAATGGCTCGCGCACGCCGCCGAGGACAGCTACCACCACTGGTACTACAACGACGACGGGGGCAGTCCGGGAAACGAGCAGTCGTTTTACGACCTCGTGCCGGTAATCACGGGTCCGCAGGGCAGTTACCATTCGCGCGGGGCGACGCCCGCCGACGACGGGCCACCACTCTCGTCGGGGATGCCGCTGGGCGACCTCAACACGCCGGGGACGCTGCTCCATGAAGCGTGGAGCGCCATCTCCACGGCCCCCGCCGGACGGCTTCGCGAAGTGGGCACATGGGGCTTTCTCGCGATGATCTACGAGACGGCATGGCACGAGGAGGACGAGACCGACTACACCGACACGGACTGCTACGGGAACTGGACTTCGCCGGACGCCACCTGGGACGGCGTCAGTTCGTGGGCACTCCGGCTGCAAAACCACGCGCGGGAGGCGGGGATCTGGGCGGCGGCCGCCGACTGGGCGGAAGCGGTGCGAACCGGTTCGGTCGGAGCCGCGACGGTGACCGAGGCGGCGGATCTCGATTTCGACGGCGAGGACGAGTTCGTGGTGCGCAACGCTCGCGCCTGGGCAGCGTTCGAGGCGCGCGGCGGGCGGTGCGTTGCCGCGGCGGCGTTCGACCCGGTGGCGGATGACGGGGTCGCACTGGTCGGCCCGGCGGTCACCATTCCGTCCGCGCCGGGGGAAGAGGAGTACGCCGATGACGCAGCCACACGCTGCTCCGCCTTCAAGGAGACAAACGGAGGCGCCTACGCGGACGCGGTGTACCCGGTAACGCCAATCCCGGGCGGATGGCGTTTCAGCAGTCCGGACGGCAAGGTCACCAAGAGCATGACGCTCGCCGACGGGAGCGGAACGCTTCGCGCGGGGTATGTGGAGACCGTCGCCGGCGCACTCTTCGTACGGATGGGGCTTTCGCCGAACCCGCTGGATCTGGCGTTCCACGGGCATGCGCACCTGTCTCGCACCCTCGATGCCGGAGCGAACGCGTACGCACTGTCGAACTCTTCGGGGGGCACCGTCGTCGTGCGGGCGGGATCGGGCGCGTTCGTCCCCGCACCCGCATACTCCGGATGGAACCGCCGCGATGTGGGGCTAACGGAGGAAGTGGAGATTTCGGCGGACGGCGCGTTCGTCGTGGAGATGGATCTGCTCCCGGAGACGGGCAGCGCCACGAGCGTGGAGTCGGGTGCAGTGCACGCGCACCCCGGCGGACTTGTCCGAGGGGTCTTCCCGTCGCCGGGAAGCGGCCCGGCGTGGGTCGTCGTGAGTCCGCGAGCTGCTGCCGTCGCCACAGTTTCCATCCACGACGCCGGCGGGCGGCGGCTTGCCACGCGAGACGCGGGGCGGATCCCTGCCGGAGTGTCGCGCCTTGCCGTGCCCCCCGTGGACAACCACGGACAGAGCCTTCCCGCCGGGGTGTACTTTGTCCGCGTCATCACGCCTGGTGAAATCGGCACGCAAAAGTGGGTCATCGTACGGTAA